The genomic region GATCCTCCCCTCTGAACCTAACTGAAAAATCCCTCTGATTAGGGCAGTCTCTTCTGATTGGGGTGGTTACATGAAGCATTCTTATTCTGATTGGGCTATTATTCTGATTATTAGTGGAACATCAGCGTCCATGTAAACACATCCAGTGAAAACTATTTAGATTGGATTGAAATAATTTGATGTTTCAAATCACATAAATGTTCAGTTAATAAAAGCACCACAATTCAACTGACCACAAAATCTATAAGCAAACTAAAGCAcagtttttctcttttgtgtttTCGTCAGACTGGTGACCTATGTCCAGCCCAGCAGAACCCAGACATGACTGCAGGCcatctaaataaaaacagaccaTTCTCAAACAACCTCTCTCAGCCTGCAGGCGACCCTGACAAAGGCCAGGCTGCTGTTTTTCCCAACGCAGAGCCCTTAAGCACTATCCAGAAGCAGGACATTGCAGCCACCAACTCCTTCTCTGTGCCTGCTGACTCTCTGCTCCAGCAGGGATCACAGCAGTTCCTCCTGGAACCCAGAGAGGGCCTCGGGCAGGAGAGGCCCGGCAGCGGCTCTGGAGCTGTGGGGAGGCTGTGTGGGGAACCTGCGCCTCAACAGCAGCAACTGCCACTGTTTCCCCCAGATGAAGTAGCCCAGCTGGAGGAGGCAGTGAGGCAACTTAAAGCCAAAGGGTTCTGCAACTTACCGCTTCAGTCGGACAACTCAATggccaaacagcagcagcagcacatccaGCACCAACAGCAGATCCAAAAACAGCaaattcagcagcagcagcagcagcagcagcagcagcaaatccAGCAACAACAGcttcaacagcagcaacagcagcacgtTTTGGAAaatttacagcagcagctgtttcagTCACAGATTCAGATGCAGTGTGGCATGTTTCAGGACGCCCCTCAGGCCAAGAGCGCAGAGCAGCAGGGCTCATCACAAGGAGTGGTGCCAAACCAGGGGACTCTTTTCCAACAGgcccaacagcagcagcaacagcaacagcagcaacaagcaGCTCTCTTTCAACAGGCGAGTGATCTGCTCTCTATTCAGACCAACTTCCTCCAGCAGACACCCTCACACCCTTCACCACCCATGTTTCACAATCCCAGTCCTTTGGCTGAACCACAAGATCCACAGGGAGGGTTGTTTCAGAAAGCCTCTCAGGAGGTCCAGGCCGCTCTCTTCCAAAACTCCATGACAGTACTACAGTCTCCAGACCAGCGGCCGTCAACCCCTGGACTTTTCCTCCCTCAGACATCCCTGCCCTCTCAGCTCACAACCAGTAGTgctcaacaacagcagcaacaacaacaacagcagcagcagcagctggcctTCCTCAGCGCTCTACAAACACCTGCCCCTGAACCGCAATCAGTATTTCAGGCTCAGACCCAGCTCTCCCCCATCCAGCAGAGAAACCCcatggagcagcagcagcccaccCAGCCCCAGCCCCACGCACAGCCTGCCCAGCAGGCATCCCTGTTTCAGAACATCTCCCCTAACACAATCTCAccaggccagcagcagcaacagcaggctGGCCTACTGTTCTGCAACAACCCCCTGTCCACTCCTGATCAGGCCTCCAGCCTTATGTTTAGCAGCCAGGGCCAGATGCCACCGCTGACAAGCAGCAGTCTAGTTTCCCAAGAGCCCCAAAATCCCTCTCTGCTCTTTTCCCAAGCCAGCATGGTGACAGTAAACCAGCAGGATCGCTCTGAGCCCATGGCCTTAGGGAACCCCACCGATCCACGACAGCAAGTCATGTTTCAGGAGCAGCAGCCGATGCAGCTGGGAGGCAGCTCAAACAACCGGCAGGAGCAGCCTGTGGGCCTCTACATGCCTCAGTCTAACATGGCCTCTCTGCAGGGCGGGCTGGCCGCTCAGGAGCTCGCACAGTCAGCCATGTTTGCCTCGCAGAACGGTGTGGCAAACCTCCAGACAACCACCTCCTCGCCTGTTCAGCAGCCAGGGACTTTGTTTCAGACCGCTGTCAGTGGGAGCATCAGTCAGCCCAGCCAGCCTCAACAACCTGGCCTCTTCCTTTTTGGGATTCAGAACGGTAAGAAGCTGATTACACAGGTGCACACCCTTAAACCTGTTGAGGTGGTGTTACTGAATGGCAGCACATGCAGATGGCAAATATTATGCGAACCATTTACAGAATTGACTTGGCTTCTGTTAACTCCCTCAGCAAACAGACACAGTCTTTCCATAACACGTTCCTAGCACCACGTCAAGGATAGTAGAGATGTCAAATGGGAGAGCAAATGGGTTACCAACTGagtaacatgtttttgttttttttttaaagatattttttggggctttttagcctttaagtgataggacagacaagcgtgaaagggggagagagagagggagtgacatgcagcaaagggccacaggctggactcgaacccgggccgctgcggcaacagccttgtacatggggcgcctgctctaccactaagccaccgacgccccactgAGTAACATGTTTAACCTGAAAAAGAAGAAATCCAAAACAACATTGATTGCCAAAACTCATTtacgtttttatttatttacacaataGAATTCTCATCACAAGGTTCAGTCACATCGTGTGGCCTTCACCTGTACATAGAGTGCCTCATGTCATGGAGATAATATTTAGATTGATTTTATTTAGTGCCTTTTATTTAAAAGTTTACTAATGTAATTAACTGTTAacattttcccctcttttttgtccaattaaatatattattactAAACTGAGAAATAACCATTTCAAAGGCTATCTAGGTCTGGACAAGAAttcactgtaatattattagaaaaatacaaaatgatgtGTACATTACGATGAATTTATGAACAGTTATTGTTGtgcatacataaacacatactGTGTGTTGCAAAAATTCTAATTATGTGATCATAAATTCAGCCTTTGTCCTCAAGTTCACCTACAGTAGCTTCTGCTAATTCTCCTTTCTTTTCAATTCAGTGCGCTTGAAATAATGCGTACATATGAAAAGCACAAAGAAAAGTGCAACATAGAACTTGCAACTTACACTTTAAGGCCCAATACTAATACACCTTTTGCCCCTTTAACTTAGTCTTTATCTCTCCATTTTGGGCGCTCAGTTCTGGTGGTAGGGTGTCCCGAGTCTTGGGATAGAGGGGTAGGGCAAAGTGTGAGGGCTACATGGCCCTCTAAAAGGAGGTTTTTCATAGGCACACTGAAACTGTGTTATGAAAAATGTGCTGCACAAGCAACATAAAGATTAAAACACTACAATATTATTTCCTATTAATAACAAGCATAAAAAAACAGCTGGCAGTATGCTGATGTCTTGCTAGCTAGATAACgttacattatgtttttttatttgttcatgGCTGTCCCACATTTTTACCTATTTCCACATCACATTCTCCACTTTGATGGGATGTGACACCGGAAATTTTACTAGAGTCCAGCAGCGCTGTTGTTGCAGTTGTTACCTCTCCTCTAATATCACTGCAGACTGTCAGGACAGGAGCATGGGTTTCTAATGTTAGCCTCAGAGCACCGTTAGTGGCCTTGTAATTAAGCAgtgctctttttttatttgatgacttgtttaATCAATTGATAACATGAAACTAAAGTTGTAAACAAAATTGCGAGCGTCCAtgcttttctgtctccatcagaTAAGTGGCACATTTCATAAAACCATGATTGCCATAGTTGCGTCtgtttgatgatgatgacaatacCGATGACATGTGAGGGTCTTAAAGGGTTGTCCCATTTTTCAAGGGAAGGTTTCAACCACTACCCCCTCTAACTCTGTTCTGAAGGGCAAAGGAGCACTTAAAAATGAGGGGTAGGGGTAAAAATAAGGAATGGGATTGGGCCAAAGTGTGAGGTTTGTAAACTCATTTTTCACTTAttctttttcatcatctttttctcttccctctcctACAGAATGTGGCCAGCTGATGAACACTCCTGGAAACACACTGTCGGATCAGATAATAGCCATCAGCCAGTCTGGTCAGAACCAAAGAGAGAGTGAAGCGCACATCCAGTCCCTGCTCAGCCAGTCCCTGTCTCAGTCTGGGCCTGTGCAGAACAGCATGACTGCCTCTCAGAACATGGAGAAGATTGACGACCTGCTGGTCAGCCTGCAGGAGTCGGGCAGCAACTTAACTCGTTCATACTAACCTTCGTACAGATtcgtcttttattttgatacgtGGAATAATTGTAGAAATGTAGGCACAATATTGTCTGCTGATGAGCACATGCAGTCAAAGATGTGTGAATTAGCCCTGCATCATGAAGTTTGAGACAAACTGAACAGTATGTTCTTACATCTGATCACCAAATATTTCTTTGCCCTCTTATGCCATGATTTGGTTTACGTCAGGACTGAGGACTGGCATGAATGATATTTGTTGTCTCATCATTAACTAGACAAATTAATATCCAGACAGTGAACTAAGAGTTCAGTTTGGGATTTCTTGTCTGAGTGAGCTggctgaaaaaaagtcaatatctGGTTTTGACTTTAGGACTGACTGACTCCCAACGTAACAGACGGGCAGAATTAGATGAACTCCCGGCGAGAACAGACACATTGTCATTACTGTTCAGTGAGAAAAGCAGCATTCGGCGCTTTTTTCTTCAACCTTTCCTCTGAAAGTTCAGTAACTTAGTGATGTTGTTGTTCATTTAACTTGTGAAGTGTTGTGTGTATCTGTAGATAGACTGTCAGTGATGTTATCTGCAGCGTCTTTTGGTTCTCGTGATGTTTCCTTAAGTGTACTCCAAAGCGTTTAGTGGTTTCCATGAATAGTGTTCCCTTTAATTATTCTTTTGTATTGTTGTTTAGATGGAAGGTGGAGTGCGCGGCAGAGCAGGAAGGTTTAGACAGACCGTGGTACGTAGGGTTGAATACATCCAAGATGTGGAAGGTAGCCGCTGTTGGTTTGAAATGATTTTCACCCAGCAGTGCAGAAAGTGTGTTGATAGAAGGTTTGAGGGGGAGGAGATGAGGTAGAGAAATGAAAGGTAGAGGAAAAGTAGAAAGGTTTCCTACACTAATCTGATGTGTAGTCTCACGCAAGTGTCTAATATGTGGGTACTGATTATTTCAATGTTGTAGCAGCTAGCTTGTACCTGataatgtaaatgtattcaCTCTAGCTGTCTTGATAGCCCACAAATTGACTTAGGTTTTCATTAATGATATGACGTAGAAAGAAACAGTGCTCAGTAGGTGTATAACTAAAGTAATGTGGCATTTTGTTGCTGTCTGCAAGTGGCCTGGCTGAATTAGATCTAGTGTTGTCAAGACCTGTTTGGTGCGGTAATATGGAGCTAGAACAGTGACAGTAAATTTTAgcattgaaaagaaaaaacatgaattatgaTGAAGAAAGTAATTTCTCCTGCTGTTCACAATTTAAGAACTTTGTAGAACATTTTGGGAGAGATTAaaggcgcattcacaccaggatagtccgggggactcggttcaattgggcggggaatgccgaaaaatgtcagaccttcatttggttcggttcactttcacactggactttttaacgcggaccaaaccacctggacaacgtcacgcagttacagcagctgctcgtttgggggcggtattgcccgaaatgaccactgaccaggaagaaaaaaagcatgaggaagaagatctagtggccaggaccgaaaaccgaaatccatccccttcagctggCTGGTCAGCTGCAATATATATTCCTCTGACCATATATCAATAagcgcctgcacctcctcactactccacgtctgccaacgagacattttccaactttttctttttttacctctgcttctcctggttcgcgctgttggctttgtttttttttttttctatgtcacttcctctctttggctcacttcctctctttggttcgctggatagtcattttgcatttcccactgtaagcgaaccgcaccagaattcacttgcaagtgaaccgagacccccagttttcaagcggaccagggttcgctcgtttggtcagcaccagagtttgaatgagcgttcacaccactccaaacgaactgaactatccgtggaagtggaccagggtttgtttaaagcggaccaaatagcaccAGTGTGATTGCGTCCTTTTTCAGGGGAACTTTTTTTCAGTGCTGATGTTTCAGTTTTCCAAAGCTAAATTTTCAATGCCAAAACTTACTGTCACTTCTTTTGCCCGTACGCTAACACCTGTAAAAGAATATTAGTAGTTCAGCCAACAGCTGTCGCCATGGCGGTGCAGTTAAGATGGTCACCTCTAGCTGTGAAACATATCACTCAGTATGAGATACTTTACCTTCTCCACCACAGTGTACAGGTAGCACTTTGAGATGTAGGAGAGCAAACATACTCAGGCTAACATTTAGTCTGTGTTCACCGAAACCAAACTGGGTCAGTTTGCTTCTTTGTAGAACAGATTCTCCCTTAAATACATGACGAAGAATCTTTTGAGAAAGTGTGGTGGTAGAAATGTGATAAATATTGgctgagacttttttttttttttttacatgtatacTCAGCACTTTATGATGCTGTTGTTCTTTGTGACCACTTTACTCATCGAGGGTACAGTACAGTCCCACGGGAGGTGGCGTGGGGTCGGGGGGAGGGTTCAGCTGCCTCTTCCTCATTGTTTACAGTGAAGAAGATACATTTTGATTAACATGCTGTTACAACTATTGACTGTTCATTCCCAAAACCCAATACGTTATACGTTatttattcctttaaaaaacagcttaaaAAATCTGGACAAATGCGGATGGAGAAATTTTCAATCTCATTTCAGCTGACAGATAATAACTCTTATTCAAACAGCAGAGAGACTAGAATGTAAtatagtttattattattattgtgttttaGTGTCATTTTGATGGCATCATTCTGCGTCAGGCACGCATGAACTGGAATAGTATTCTTAACCCAGCTAGAAAAGAGCCTTTTTTAACCAGTTTTATTAATGTGATGGATTCAGTGAATGTTGAGGAGAAGTACCTGTTTGTTGGCCACAACTGTAAATCATACATCATATCCAGGTTAAGGTATTAACGCGCAGGAACAGAGCccattttacatgttttcttGTAAAAGCAGTCGTCTGCAGTTGGCCAGTGGCCTCAGGACCAAAGTTTGATTCAGATCTTGCTTTGCCTAAATCCTGATGACGGGCcagttttatggctgttgaccttttctctccttttttctttctataaTTTCATTATCAAGCAAGATGTCCTGCTGCCacacttttctttctgtttgtttgctgtgttaaaaaaaaagaaaaacatgtttgtgtcatGTTTAGTTTGACTGTAAGTGTATGCATGAACAAGGGGCTGGTCTCTGATGATGACAGAATTAGCTCAGATTTATGCCTCAGTTGTCGTCTTGTTTTCTATGTACAGTTTATTAGAAACACATAAACACCGTTACATTTTATACACTTTAAAGTCAGAAGCAGCCGTTGTTTTACGATGGAGATTATGTAAACTTGAGTAATGTGATCGGAGGAACTACGGCGTGTCAGTTTGAGCGGCTGTGAGTGGTTTTTAAAGGGACCCTACTCCTGAAGGAAACCTGACTTTGGAGAAAAGAGCTATCTGTGATTGGCTTTCTTCAACTTGTGAAATAGAAGAACTAAGATTTCCAGTGTTGAGTATTtatgattgtttttgttgttgtttttgtttgttttacaaagtttagatcttttttttttcttttcttttcttttttttttatctgtgtagTACCTGTGCTTCTTTTCGGAGAGgcatgtttaatttatttgtgtgttgtttattaTCTAAATTGTTTCCCTTAATCATAGCCGTGTGTAGATATTTCGAGACTGTTCAAACTGTTTTGATGACAGCAATGTGATTTGTACAGAAGGGTGATGCattcacttgagaaaaaaaccaaactgctttgtttttctgaattaacgaGGTCATCTCGATATTTTAGAAAAACAAGAATTTAAAGATTATTATctcaataattaaaaacaaaagagcagatttttttaaaaaaattttttttggaattttgagatactattgtcattaatttaaaaaaaacagaatttacAAGATTATTATCACATTAATTGAGAACAGTAAAAGAGCAGATTTATTTCCATGTAATTTTTTCTCGTAATTTTGAGATAATAATCTAATTTattcaggaaaagaaaacaagaatttAAGGGATTATTGTTTCATCAATCCAGAAAAACAgaagagcagattttttttccatttaaactTCTCTTATAATTCTGACataataatcttgttaatttagaaaaaacatgaatttacaAGGTTATTATctcattaatttaagaaaaaaaatcagatttttttccccatctaatttttttctcattattctgagataataatctaattaatttagaaaaacattATCTCATAAAttcaggggaaaaaacaaaagagcagattttttccatttattcatTCTGATATAAAACttggttaattaaaaaaacaagaatttatgagattattatgttattattattattattttttttaaatcagattttttttcccatgtaaATTTTTCCTCATTATTCTAGGATGATATCTcattaatttagaaaaacaagAATTTACAAGATTATTATCgcattaattcagaaaaaaaatgaaagagcagagcaaaaaaacaagaatttaTGAGATTattgtcttaaaaaaaacaaaagagaaaaagatttTTTCCTATTTCAGCTTTTTCTCATTATTCTGGGATAATAATCTTgctaattcagaaaaacagggcaagtactttttttttctcaagtgaatACATGTCACTCCCGTATATTTGCCCCCCCACACCTGCTGATACTATAAGTGGCACCTTGTGATGATGCCTTTAAACGAGATAAAGTGCTCTGTACACTGTGTACATTCCTGTGCACGCTtactcttttttgttttgattttgtaaaaatatacaCCTTAATGTACATatcatgtgtgtgttcaagcCTTATAACTGGACCGCTGGCCCTGTAGACCAAATAGTTCAACACTTTTTATTGTCGACATCAGAAATCCTTCGAAACAGGACCAATAAATTTCAGTATTTTTGCTATGAATATAGAACTGAATGTGATTATACAGCGTGGCTGTGAACGTCTCACTGAGATCCAGAATGTTCTTTTTATGCACATGCTGGGGAGGTAATTACTTTTTGGAAATTACAGTTTCCTCATTTGTGTATTTACGATGTAACTGGAGCCTGGAGGTGTGTAAAAATGTGACTCATGATACGGTCACTACTAACTGTATGGAAAAGAGGGAGATTGTTGATAAAAGTTCTCATATTTCTCCAAGATGCTACAGAGTCTAAATCTCTCCATTTCCTGCAATAGAACAAGTGGTTTTCTTTTAACATTACCTGTACATTTAATACCAACAGATTCAATCTGCTATCAAAGGTGTTCAAACTGTTATTTCCCCCAAAATGTCACTTTAGACACCAGTAGATATTGACCATGTGCCTTGAGGAGATCTTATCGTAGCGACCAGATTGATGTTTTACCATTGTTGCCTGTTTGACACCGCACTGGTTCTGCCGGTGACGATTAGCCCTCATTAACTAGAATGTTTTAAGCCATAAGActttaaatgtactttaaatGCTCGACAACAGTGACCAGATGAACGTGGTTGTGGTTGATAAATGTGTTGTGCAATTTCTGTCATGCATCTAACTTGTTTGTACTGAAGTATCCATTGCATTTATGTTCTACGACGTAGATGCAGACAAATTTCCCTCAAACTGCTATGCAGCtaatatactgtaaatgtaGATCTGTTAGtttttgaatatatatttttctaaataGTATCTCCCGTTTTCAGCATAAAGGAGAAACCAAAGTAGATGTTCTTTCTATTATTTATGTTGCTTGTCGAAATATTTTCTTTGACGCTTTGAGTGCCGCCTGAAACTGATTATAAATCTTTTTAGTTGATTAAATGCAAATTTCTTTTCTAAACAACCATCTCAGTCTTGCTTGTAGGGTTTATGTGGATCCAGGCTTATTGTTTACTGGTGCAGTGGTTCCTAATCTTTCAGATTTCTCTCAGGGCCTCTGAGTTACCTGGATGTCATGACGTTCTCACATATATAGATGTTATCTTGGAACAATGTGAATTACAAAATTCTgcaaacatcagtttttcatgTAGTGTGTCCCTGCTTTCTTGAGTCTGGTATCGTTATTCTTCTGTAACATCTTTAAAGTTTCACTTTACTCCCAACACAAGTGAACCACTCTTCTGGTAAACAGCCTATTTATGGTTCTAACCTTTTTGTTTCTAACCATGTGAACAACAATAATCACCCTTGGAAAAAAAGACTTTCTTtgtattttgcttttgttggGATGTTTTTATTCTCTTGCAGTTAAATTTCTGTAAACTTGCTGCTATCTATATTAAACATATATACTTTAAATGCGAGGCCTTTGagcttttatttcatgttttgtgtgtgtgtgtgtgtgtgtgtgtgtgtgtgtgtgtgtgtgtgtgtgtgtgtgtgtgtaagatacTGTAGAAGAATGCTTGGCTCTGGAATGAGGATCCACCCTTTCAGAAAAATATGttcttttagttttagttttagttttagttgtGAGTGTGCCAAAGCATTTGGCCTGTGACTGATGGCTTATGTTCTGCTTATGTCTGATATATTTTTCCCCAGAAGTGCACATGTCATATCTTCTACGAGCTAACTGTCATGACAAAATGTAGCCACTTCACTCCAACTTGGGTAAagctctttattttatttatttaatgaagACTCTGAAAGCAAACATTATTTAAACACGTGAAAGGCAGTTCAACAATCTTTTCTTGCCTTTAGAGCCACCAAAAGTCATTCCTGTATTATGAGGTAACACagggaataataaatattatagCTGAACTATGAGATTTTGGGGTGTTGAGATGTGTTTCCACAGactcagggtgtctgcagggcCTTAAaggtcattaaatagtcttaaatttgaatttgtgaggtctcaATTGCCACAAGCATTTAATCTAATTAATATAtccttattttaaattatttttgtcaaaataagtcGAGCTCTTctgtccacatttctgatgtcaCAATTTTTTAAACCTGTAATTGTCATTGAATACTGTCcttttacttcatacttgcactCACCTGTTGgaaaaaatgtagattaacctaaaCTACTCTACAGGACCACATATATTCTAACTGTTATACTTACCTTGAatgcttaaattaaaaaaaagattatttacccaaaaaacactattaaatgtggttaaaaattattttaaaaaggtcttaaaaagcatttaacGTCATTGTTTGATACTTGTAGACACACTGAGAATGTGATATGCTCCACATATATAATGTTGTATTCCAATGATGAATGATTGCAAACATATTTCTTcatgaatatacagtataaagcaAATAGAAAAAGCTTTTATCAATACACAGGATAATATGTTACCAGTCCTGGTGCAACACTGGGAAAGCAACTAAACCT from Epinephelus moara isolate mb chromosome 1, YSFRI_EMoa_1.0, whole genome shotgun sequence harbors:
- the nfat5b gene encoding nuclear factor of activated T-cells 5 isoform X1 is translated as MPSDFISLFSGDLDLNSPRSLYSKESAYDLLPRVLQLPHSLQQSPKIMSQKSGGEAGPPPSATLASDAMSSSMTMEGPRSAFSTSSSSTMHSSASANDQNAVHSANVDPEDTRSSRTVPEVVGAEGGNGNSRGSSELGGGREMTPSKRRTVLNISPPPQDLFDDSLMSCQDETSRDSEQSNSIWMEDSLSNFSIMSTVSYNDNTEVPRKSRKRTPRQRPGPKSVRAGEASMDVFDADSAKGPHFVLSQLGPDSKTGSKGSSDDAQTTHHKGGTLSMQYPQKSEGKELKILVQPETQHRARYLTEGSRGSVKDRTQQSFPTVKLEGVNEPVVLQVFVGNDTGRVKPHGFYQACRVTGRNTTACKEVDIDGTTVIEVSLDPSTSMTLAVDCVGILKLRNADVEARIGVAGSKKKSTRARLVFRVNIPRPDGSVLTLQTPSSPILCTQPAGVPEILKKSLHTCSVAGGEEVFIIGKNFLKDTKVIFQENVSDEKSWKAEAEIDMELFHQNHLIVKVPPYQNQAITSPVCVGIYVVTNAGRSHDIQPFTYTPETVKNDVPVKKEAPSPVKTCSFEEQIKDGALMPSMLPLVKREDVTPMEVTSNLQSSGVFKTGDLCPAQQNPDMTAGHLNKNRPFSNNLSQPAGDPDKGQAAVFPNAEPLSTIQKQDIAATNSFSVPADSLLQQGSQQFLLEPREGLGQERPGSGSGAVGRLCGEPAPQQQQLPLFPPDEVAQLEEAVRQLKAKGFCNLPLQSDNSMAKQQQQHIQHQQQIQKQQIQQQQQQQQQQQIQQQQLQQQQQQHVLENLQQQLFQSQIQMQCGMFQDAPQAKSAEQQGSSQGVVPNQGTLFQQAQQQQQQQQQQQAALFQQASDLLSIQTNFLQQTPSHPSPPMFHNPSPLAEPQDPQGGLFQKASQEVQAALFQNSMTVLQSPDQRPSTPGLFLPQTSLPSQLTTSSAQQQQQQQQQQQQQLAFLSALQTPAPEPQSVFQAQTQLSPIQQRNPMEQQQPTQPQPHAQPAQQASLFQNISPNTISPGQQQQQQAGLLFCNNPLSTPDQASSLMFSSQGQMPPLTSSSLVSQEPQNPSLLFSQASMVTVNQQDRSEPMALGNPTDPRQQVMFQEQQPMQLGGSSNNRQEQPVGLYMPQSNMASLQGGLAAQELAQSAMFASQNGVANLQTTTSSPVQQPGTLFQTAVSGSISQPSQPQQPGLFLFGIQNECGQLMNTPGNTLSDQIIAISQSGQNQRESEAHIQSLLSQSLSQSGPVQNSMTASQNMEKIDDLLVSLQESGSNLTRSY
- the nfat5b gene encoding nuclear factor of activated T-cells 5 isoform X2; translation: MPSDFISLFSGDLDLNSPRSLYSKDAMSSSMTMEGPRSAFSTSSSSTMHSSASANDQNAVHSANVDPEDTRSSRTVPEVVGAEGGNGNSRGSSELGGGREMTPSKRRTVLNISPPPQDLFDDSLMSCQDETSRDSEQSNSIWMEDSLSNFSIMSTVSYNDNTEVPRKSRKRTPRQRPGPKSVRAGEASMDVFDADSAKGPHFVLSQLGPDSKTGSKGSSDDAQTTHHKGGTLSMQYPQKSEGKELKILVQPETQHRARYLTEGSRGSVKDRTQQSFPTVKLEGVNEPVVLQVFVGNDTGRVKPHGFYQACRVTGRNTTACKEVDIDGTTVIEVSLDPSTSMTLAVDCVGILKLRNADVEARIGVAGSKKKSTRARLVFRVNIPRPDGSVLTLQTPSSPILCTQPAGVPEILKKSLHTCSVAGGEEVFIIGKNFLKDTKVIFQENVSDEKSWKAEAEIDMELFHQNHLIVKVPPYQNQAITSPVCVGIYVVTNAGRSHDIQPFTYTPETVKNDVPVKKEAPSPVKTCSFEEQIKDGALMPSMLPLVKREDVTPMEVTSNLQSSGVFKTGDLCPAQQNPDMTAGHLNKNRPFSNNLSQPAGDPDKGQAAVFPNAEPLSTIQKQDIAATNSFSVPADSLLQQGSQQFLLEPREGLGQERPGSGSGAVGRLCGEPAPQQQQLPLFPPDEVAQLEEAVRQLKAKGFCNLPLQSDNSMAKQQQQHIQHQQQIQKQQIQQQQQQQQQQQIQQQQLQQQQQQHVLENLQQQLFQSQIQMQCGMFQDAPQAKSAEQQGSSQGVVPNQGTLFQQAQQQQQQQQQQQAALFQQASDLLSIQTNFLQQTPSHPSPPMFHNPSPLAEPQDPQGGLFQKASQEVQAALFQNSMTVLQSPDQRPSTPGLFLPQTSLPSQLTTSSAQQQQQQQQQQQQQLAFLSALQTPAPEPQSVFQAQTQLSPIQQRNPMEQQQPTQPQPHAQPAQQASLFQNISPNTISPGQQQQQQAGLLFCNNPLSTPDQASSLMFSSQGQMPPLTSSSLVSQEPQNPSLLFSQASMVTVNQQDRSEPMALGNPTDPRQQVMFQEQQPMQLGGSSNNRQEQPVGLYMPQSNMASLQGGLAAQELAQSAMFASQNGVANLQTTTSSPVQQPGTLFQTAVSGSISQPSQPQQPGLFLFGIQNECGQLMNTPGNTLSDQIIAISQSGQNQRESEAHIQSLLSQSLSQSGPVQNSMTASQNMEKIDDLLVSLQESGSNLTRSY
- the nfat5b gene encoding nuclear factor of activated T-cells 5 isoform X3, coding for MSSSMTMEGPRSAFSTSSSSTMHSSASANDQNAVHSANVDPEDTRSSRTVPEVVGAEGGNGNSRGSSELGGGREMTPSKRRTVLNISPPPQDLFDDSLMSCQDETSRDSEQSNSIWMEDSLSNFSIMSTVSYNDNTEVPRKSRKRTPRQRPGPKSVRAGEASMDVFDADSAKGPHFVLSQLGPDSKTGSKGSSDDAQTTHHKGGTLSMQYPQKSEGKELKILVQPETQHRARYLTEGSRGSVKDRTQQSFPTVKLEGVNEPVVLQVFVGNDTGRVKPHGFYQACRVTGRNTTACKEVDIDGTTVIEVSLDPSTSMTLAVDCVGILKLRNADVEARIGVAGSKKKSTRARLVFRVNIPRPDGSVLTLQTPSSPILCTQPAGVPEILKKSLHTCSVAGGEEVFIIGKNFLKDTKVIFQENVSDEKSWKAEAEIDMELFHQNHLIVKVPPYQNQAITSPVCVGIYVVTNAGRSHDIQPFTYTPETVKNDVPVKKEAPSPVKTCSFEEQIKDGALMPSMLPLVKREDVTPMEVTSNLQSSGVFKTGDLCPAQQNPDMTAGHLNKNRPFSNNLSQPAGDPDKGQAAVFPNAEPLSTIQKQDIAATNSFSVPADSLLQQGSQQFLLEPREGLGQERPGSGSGAVGRLCGEPAPQQQQLPLFPPDEVAQLEEAVRQLKAKGFCNLPLQSDNSMAKQQQQHIQHQQQIQKQQIQQQQQQQQQQQIQQQQLQQQQQQHVLENLQQQLFQSQIQMQCGMFQDAPQAKSAEQQGSSQGVVPNQGTLFQQAQQQQQQQQQQQAALFQQASDLLSIQTNFLQQTPSHPSPPMFHNPSPLAEPQDPQGGLFQKASQEVQAALFQNSMTVLQSPDQRPSTPGLFLPQTSLPSQLTTSSAQQQQQQQQQQQQQLAFLSALQTPAPEPQSVFQAQTQLSPIQQRNPMEQQQPTQPQPHAQPAQQASLFQNISPNTISPGQQQQQQAGLLFCNNPLSTPDQASSLMFSSQGQMPPLTSSSLVSQEPQNPSLLFSQASMVTVNQQDRSEPMALGNPTDPRQQVMFQEQQPMQLGGSSNNRQEQPVGLYMPQSNMASLQGGLAAQELAQSAMFASQNGVANLQTTTSSPVQQPGTLFQTAVSGSISQPSQPQQPGLFLFGIQNECGQLMNTPGNTLSDQIIAISQSGQNQRESEAHIQSLLSQSLSQSGPVQNSMTASQNMEKIDDLLVSLQESGSNLTRSY